Proteins from one Deinococcus actinosclerus genomic window:
- a CDS encoding catalase, whose protein sequence is MPDQTDKAYAPTESADMQTSAPQAPGAPLTNHSGNLAPSNTNSLTAGERGPVLLQDWHLLERMAHFNRERVPERVVHAKGSGAFGTFRVTRAIPELTVAGLFQKEGTECRMLARFSTVAGERGFADTVRDPRGFALKFYTEDGNWDLVGNNTPIFFVRDPIKFQDFIHSQKRHPVTGRRSNTMQFDFWGLRPESLHQVMYLFGDRGIPRSFRFMNGYSSHTYSLWNDRGERFYVKWHFHSQQGVQNITEDVAAQVAAKNPDYHFQDLFDAIERGEYPKWTVSIQVMPEKDAETYHINPFDLTKVWPHKDYPLMQIGEFELNENPQNYFAEIEQAAFEPSNLPRGLGASPDKMLQARLMSYADAHRYRIGINYAALPVNRAACPVMTYHRDGQTRFDGNFGGTPVYEPNSFGGPAVADGTPQEPPMPLGALADRYGWPEDDTDYYGQPRELYAVMQPDERKRLAMNFAGALADVPAFIADRFIGHLDRVSAELAGNVRDGIQQKKAEGHPELSGILTETHTNAAGGDRSPSRGPVVSADD, encoded by the coding sequence ATGCCCGACCAGACCGACAAGGCCTACGCCCCCACCGAATCCGCCGACATGCAGACGAGCGCGCCCCAGGCCCCGGGCGCGCCGCTGACCAACCACTCCGGCAACCTCGCGCCCAGCAACACCAACAGCCTCACCGCCGGGGAGCGCGGCCCGGTCCTGCTGCAGGACTGGCACCTGCTCGAGCGCATGGCGCACTTCAACCGCGAGCGCGTCCCCGAGCGTGTCGTGCACGCCAAGGGCAGCGGCGCCTTCGGCACCTTCCGCGTCACCCGCGCCATCCCGGAACTCACGGTCGCCGGGCTCTTCCAGAAGGAAGGCACCGAGTGCCGCATGCTGGCCCGTTTCAGCACCGTCGCCGGGGAACGCGGCTTCGCCGACACCGTCCGCGACCCGCGCGGCTTCGCGCTGAAGTTCTACACCGAGGACGGCAACTGGGACCTGGTGGGCAACAACACCCCGATCTTCTTCGTGCGTGACCCCATCAAGTTCCAGGACTTCATCCACAGCCAGAAACGCCACCCGGTCACGGGCCGGCGCAGCAACACCATGCAGTTCGACTTCTGGGGCCTGCGCCCCGAGAGCCTGCATCAGGTCATGTACCTGTTCGGCGACCGCGGCATCCCCCGCTCCTTCCGCTTCATGAACGGCTACTCCAGCCACACCTACAGCCTGTGGAACGACCGGGGCGAGCGCTTCTACGTGAAGTGGCACTTCCACAGCCAGCAGGGCGTGCAGAACATCACCGAGGACGTCGCCGCGCAGGTCGCCGCGAAGAACCCCGACTACCACTTCCAGGACCTGTTCGACGCCATCGAGCGCGGCGAGTACCCCAAGTGGACGGTCAGCATCCAGGTGATGCCCGAGAAGGACGCCGAGACCTACCACATCAACCCCTTCGACCTGACCAAGGTGTGGCCCCACAAGGACTACCCCCTGATGCAGATCGGGGAGTTCGAGCTGAACGAGAACCCCCAGAACTACTTCGCGGAGATCGAGCAGGCCGCCTTCGAGCCCAGCAACCTCCCGCGCGGCCTGGGTGCCAGCCCCGACAAGATGCTCCAGGCACGCCTGATGAGCTACGCTGACGCGCACCGCTACCGCATCGGGATCAACTACGCCGCGCTGCCGGTGAACAGGGCCGCCTGCCCGGTCATGACCTACCACCGCGACGGCCAGACGCGCTTCGACGGGAACTTCGGCGGCACGCCCGTGTACGAGCCGAACTCCTTCGGCGGGCCCGCCGTCGCGGACGGCACCCCGCAGGAACCCCCCATGCCGCTGGGCGCCCTCGCCGACCGCTACGGCTGGCCCGAGGACGACACCGACTACTACGGCCAGCCGCGCGAACTGTACGCCGTCATGCAGCCGGACGAGCGCAAGCGCCTCGCCATGAACTTCGCCGGCGCGCTGGCCGACGTGCCCGCCTTCATCGCCGACCGCTTCATCGGCCACCTGGACCGGGTCTCCGCCGAACTCGCCGGGAATGTCCGGGACGGCATCCAGCAGAAGAAGGCCGAGGGGCACCCGGAACTGAGCGGCATCCTCACCGAGACGCACACGAACGCCGCCGGGGGCGACCGGAGCCCCTCGCGCGGGCCGGTCGTCAGCGCCGACGACTGA